The following coding sequences lie in one Streptomyces venezuelae genomic window:
- a CDS encoding ABC transporter permease produces MNAYRTFATAARVLRQLRHDPRSIALMILVPCVMLLLLRYVFDGSPRTFDSIGASLLGIFPLITMFLVTSIATLRERTSGTLERLLAMPLGKGDLIAGYALAFGALAVVQSVLATGLALWALGLEVTGSAWLLLLIALLDALLGTALGLFVSAFAASEFQAVQFMPAVIFPQLLLCGLFAARDTMQPILEWTSNALPMSYAVDGMNQVLHNPDVTGNFIRDVVIVAGSALLVLALGAATLRRRTT; encoded by the coding sequence ATGAACGCCTACCGCACCTTCGCCACCGCCGCGCGAGTCCTGCGCCAGCTCCGCCACGACCCGCGCTCCATCGCGCTGATGATCCTGGTCCCCTGCGTGATGCTGCTCCTCCTGCGCTACGTCTTCGACGGCAGCCCGCGGACCTTCGACTCCATCGGCGCCTCACTCCTCGGCATCTTCCCGCTCATCACGATGTTCCTGGTCACCTCCATCGCCACCCTGCGCGAACGCACCTCCGGCACCCTCGAACGCCTCCTCGCCATGCCACTGGGCAAAGGCGACCTCATCGCCGGCTACGCCCTCGCCTTCGGCGCCCTCGCCGTCGTCCAGTCCGTCCTCGCCACCGGACTCGCCCTCTGGGCCCTCGGCCTCGAAGTCACCGGCTCCGCCTGGCTGCTCCTCCTGATCGCCCTGCTCGACGCCCTCCTCGGCACCGCACTCGGCCTCTTCGTCTCGGCCTTCGCCGCCTCCGAATTCCAGGCCGTCCAGTTCATGCCGGCCGTGATCTTCCCGCAGCTCCTCCTCTGCGGCCTGTTCGCCGCCCGCGACACCATGCAGCCGATCCTGGAGTGGACCTCCAACGCCCTCCCCATGTCGTACGCCGTCGACGGCATGAACCAAGTCCTCCACAACCCCGACGTCACGGGGAACTTCATCCGCGACGTCGTCATCGTCGCCGGCAGCGCACTCCTGGTCCTCGCCCTCGGCGCCGCCACCCTCCGCCGCCGCACGACCTGA
- the proC gene encoding pyrroline-5-carboxylate reductase yields the protein MSSNTSQKVAVLGTGKIGEALLSGMIRGGWAPADLLVTTRRQERADELRTRYGVTPVTNAEAAKQADTLILACKPQDMAKLLDELAPHVTPDRLVISAAAGITTAFIEERLTEATPVVRVMPNTPVLVDEGMSVISAGSHASSAALAHAEAIFGAVGKTLRVPETQQDACTALSGSGPAYFYFLVEAMTDAGILLGLPRDKAHDLIVQAAIGASVMLRDSGEHPVKLRENVTSPAGTTINAIRELENHGVRAALIAALEAARDRSRELASGNNT from the coding sequence ATGAGCAGCAACACGAGCCAGAAAGTCGCCGTCCTCGGCACCGGAAAGATCGGTGAAGCCCTGCTCAGCGGCATGATCCGCGGCGGCTGGGCGCCCGCCGACCTCCTGGTCACCACCCGCCGCCAGGAACGCGCCGACGAACTCCGCACCCGCTACGGCGTCACCCCCGTCACCAACGCCGAAGCCGCCAAGCAGGCCGACACCCTTATCCTCGCCTGCAAGCCGCAGGACATGGCCAAGCTGCTCGACGAACTCGCCCCCCACGTCACCCCCGACCGCCTCGTCATCAGCGCCGCCGCAGGTATCACCACCGCCTTCATCGAAGAGCGCCTGACCGAAGCCACCCCCGTCGTCCGCGTCATGCCGAACACGCCCGTCCTCGTCGACGAGGGCATGTCCGTCATCTCGGCCGGCAGTCACGCCTCCTCCGCCGCCCTGGCCCACGCGGAGGCCATCTTCGGCGCCGTCGGCAAGACCCTCCGCGTCCCCGAGACCCAGCAGGACGCCTGCACCGCCCTCTCAGGCTCCGGCCCGGCCTACTTCTACTTCCTCGTCGAAGCCATGACGGACGCCGGCATCCTCCTCGGTCTGCCCCGCGACAAGGCCCACGACCTCATCGTCCAGGCCGCGATCGGCGCATCCGTGATGCTCCGCGACAGCGGCGAACACCCCGTGAAACTCCGCGAGAACGTCACGTCCCCCGCGGGCACCACGATCAACGCCATCCGCGAACTCGAGAACCACGGAGTGCGCGCCGCCCTCATCGCCGCCCTGGAAGCCGCCCGCGACCGCAGCCGCGAACTGGCCTCCGGCAACAACACCTGA
- a CDS encoding cysteine hydrolase family protein, producing the protein MEIAENAALVVVDVQKGFEEEEFWGTRNNPEADDNIASLIDVWQATGRPVVFVRHDSSKPESPLRPGYEGNGFKEYVEERRGKGAGAELLVTKTVNSAFYGTPDLDAWFKAEGITQFVVAGIQTNMCAETTARMGGNLGYEVVFALDATYTFDLAGPFGWRRAAEELAQATAVSLHGGGFAQVVTAEMVRGAAAR; encoded by the coding sequence ATGGAGATCGCAGAGAACGCAGCGCTGGTCGTGGTGGACGTACAGAAGGGGTTCGAGGAGGAGGAGTTCTGGGGGACGCGGAACAACCCGGAGGCCGACGACAACATCGCGTCGTTGATCGACGTGTGGCAGGCGACGGGGCGGCCGGTGGTCTTCGTACGGCATGACTCGTCGAAGCCGGAGTCGCCGCTGCGGCCGGGGTATGAGGGCAACGGCTTCAAGGAGTACGTCGAGGAGCGGCGTGGGAAGGGGGCGGGGGCCGAGCTGTTGGTGACCAAGACCGTGAACTCGGCGTTCTACGGGACGCCGGATCTGGACGCCTGGTTCAAGGCCGAGGGCATCACGCAGTTCGTGGTGGCCGGGATCCAGACCAACATGTGCGCGGAGACGACGGCACGGATGGGCGGGAACCTCGGGTACGAGGTGGTGTTCGCGCTGGACGCGACGTACACCTTCGACCTGGCGGGGCCCTTCGGCTGGCGGCGTGCGGCGGAGGAGTTGGCGCAGGCCACGGCGGTTTCCCTGCACGGTGGGGGCTTCGCGCAGGTGGTGACGGCGGAGATGGTGCGAGGTGCGGCCGCGCGGTAG
- a CDS encoding class I SAM-dependent methyltransferase, translating into MTATPSRGHRAHRDHRAHSFNAAAAQYAAYRPSYPAALFDALERLAGRSLVGARVVDVGAGTGIATALLAERGANVVAVEPGDGMADQFRSTLPHIPLVRGNGNALPLADSSADLITYAQAWHWTEQERSVPEALRVLRPGGALALWWNFPDHLDPETPWLGEQTSRIARFLGTDDQAHRAADPASSRVGEPATTLDFRRDRLHWSRRVPLDAHLANLATHSAFLVLDHRRTAAFLAQERAELLKVFPDAVVEERYAVDLLVATP; encoded by the coding sequence ATGACTGCCACCCCTTCCCGTGGCCACCGCGCCCACCGCGACCACCGCGCCCACTCCTTCAACGCGGCCGCCGCCCAGTACGCGGCCTACCGGCCCTCCTATCCCGCCGCCCTCTTCGACGCCCTCGAACGCCTGGCGGGCCGCTCCCTCGTCGGCGCCCGCGTCGTGGACGTCGGCGCCGGCACCGGAATCGCCACCGCACTGCTCGCCGAGCGCGGCGCGAACGTCGTCGCGGTCGAGCCGGGGGACGGCATGGCGGACCAGTTCCGCAGCACGCTCCCGCACATCCCCCTCGTACGCGGCAACGGCAACGCCCTGCCCCTGGCCGACAGCTCGGCCGACCTCATCACCTACGCCCAGGCTTGGCACTGGACCGAACAGGAACGGTCCGTCCCCGAAGCCCTCCGCGTCCTGCGCCCCGGCGGCGCCCTCGCCCTGTGGTGGAACTTCCCGGACCACCTGGACCCCGAGACCCCCTGGCTCGGCGAGCAGACCTCCCGCATCGCCCGCTTCCTCGGCACGGACGACCAGGCCCACCGCGCGGCCGACCCCGCATCGAGCCGCGTCGGCGAGCCGGCGACCACCCTCGACTTCCGCCGCGACCGCCTCCACTGGAGCCGCCGCGTCCCCCTCGACGCCCACCTCGCCAACCTCGCCACGCACTCCGCGTTCCTCGTCCTCGACCACCGGCGCACGGCGGCCTTCCTCGCGCAGGAGCGCGCGGAGCTCCTGAAGGTCTTCCCGGATGCCGTGGTCGAGGAGCGCTACGCGGTCGACCTCTTGGTTGCGACCCCCTGA
- a CDS encoding EamA/RhaT family transporter, translating to MRGPRGASGNNQRVTEDPAPQPSSGAATTPGTATTPGTAPGPQPEPLRFFGTTWVAHDGGYGARRVGVAVGSLVAAAAGCFVLRFAYEGLAIAAVGTFVNLLVVIMFAICSALAFRRTWEGFTRRHDPASQSSTRGLMTIGFVGTLLAYFFRSLSEAPGEKLHRQEYETARTQYKKRTSRRTGNPSRKNRNH from the coding sequence ATGCGGGGCCCTCGGGGCGCGTCAGGCAATAATCAAAGGGTGACCGAAGACCCCGCTCCCCAGCCCTCCTCAGGCGCAGCCACCACTCCCGGCACGGCCACCACTCCGGGCACGGCTCCGGGCCCGCAACCGGAACCCCTCCGCTTCTTCGGGACGACCTGGGTGGCCCACGACGGCGGCTACGGCGCCCGCCGCGTCGGCGTGGCCGTCGGCTCGCTCGTGGCGGCGGCAGCGGGCTGCTTCGTGCTGCGCTTCGCCTACGAGGGCCTGGCCATCGCGGCGGTCGGCACGTTCGTGAACCTCCTCGTGGTCATCATGTTCGCGATCTGCAGCGCCCTCGCCTTCCGCCGCACGTGGGAAGGCTTCACCCGCCGCCACGACCCGGCGTCCCAGTCCTCGACCCGCGGCCTGATGACGATCGGCTTCGTCGGCACGCTCCTCGCGTACTTCTTCCGCTCCCTCTCCGAGGCACCGGGCGAAAAACTGCACCGCCAGGAATACGAAACGGCACGCACCCAATACAAAAAGCGCACATCCCGCCGCACAGGCAACCCGTCCCGCAAAAACCGCAACCACTAA
- a CDS encoding ABC transporter ATP-binding protein, with the protein MMNKRSPAASPTASEPRPADHAPRATAPTPTPAPSTTAIQARDLTVVRGPRTVLRGLDFTVPRGQITGLLGPSGCGKSTLMRAIVGTQAKVTGTLQVLDHPAGAPALRSRIGYVTQSPSVYDDLTVRQNLDYFAAVLDPGTGTAADRRRDQVTRVLDDVALTTHADSLAGHLSGGQRSRVSLGVALLGAPELLVLDEPTVGLDPVLRRDLWQLFHTIATDRAATLLVSSHVMDEAERCHRLLLMRNGELLADDTPDALRTRTHSDTVEEAFLHLVDEADARHTAPGNTTPRSTP; encoded by the coding sequence ATGATGAATAAGAGGAGCCCGGCGGCGAGCCCCACGGCTTCGGAGCCCCGCCCGGCCGACCACGCCCCCCGAGCCACCGCACCCACACCCACACCCGCACCCTCGACCACCGCCATCCAGGCCCGTGACCTCACCGTCGTCCGAGGCCCCCGCACCGTCCTGCGCGGCCTCGACTTCACCGTCCCGCGAGGCCAGATCACCGGGCTCCTCGGCCCCTCCGGCTGCGGCAAGTCCACGCTCATGCGCGCGATCGTCGGCACCCAGGCCAAGGTCACCGGGACACTCCAGGTCCTCGACCACCCCGCCGGCGCCCCCGCCCTCCGCTCCCGCATCGGCTACGTCACCCAGAGCCCGTCCGTCTACGACGACCTCACCGTCCGCCAGAACCTCGACTACTTCGCCGCCGTCCTCGACCCCGGCACGGGCACCGCCGCCGACCGCCGCCGCGACCAGGTCACCCGCGTACTCGACGACGTCGCCCTCACCACGCACGCCGACTCCCTCGCCGGACACCTCTCCGGCGGCCAGCGCAGCCGCGTCTCACTCGGCGTCGCCCTCCTCGGCGCCCCCGAACTCCTCGTGCTCGACGAGCCGACCGTCGGCCTCGACCCCGTACTCCGCCGCGACCTCTGGCAGCTCTTCCACACCATCGCCACCGACCGCGCCGCCACCCTCCTCGTCTCGTCCCACGTCATGGACGAGGCCGAACGCTGCCACCGCCTCCTCCTCATGCGGAACGGCGAACTCCTCGCCGACGACACCCCCGACGCCCTCCGCACCCGCACCCACTCCGACACCGTCGAAGAGGCCTTCCTCCACCTCGTCGACGAAGCCGACGCACGCCACACGGCCCCCGGCAACACCACGCCCAGGAGCACCCCATGA
- the trpS gene encoding tryptophan--tRNA ligase — protein MTRIFSGVKPTGHLTLGNYLGAVRQWAEVDQFRADSLFSIVDLHALTVDHDPGRVRRLSRQAATLLLASGIDPERATVFVQSHVDEHARLSYLLECVATDGEMRRMIQYKEKSVLERARGGSVRLSLLTYPVLMAADILAYDADEVPVGEDQTQHVELTRDLAVRFNQRYGQTFVVPRATPPKVAARVMDLQDPTSKMGKSHEAGAGIVYLLDEPDVVRKKIMRAVTDSGTEIVFDPESKPGISNLLEILAACQGGNPEALSGVYESYSALKKDTADAVVELLRPVQQRHKELVADPGYLEGVLRRGAERARGMAKPTVDGAYRAIGLLPPVNEAR, from the coding sequence ATGACGAGGATCTTCAGTGGGGTCAAGCCGACCGGGCACCTGACCTTGGGGAACTACCTGGGGGCCGTCCGGCAGTGGGCCGAGGTCGACCAGTTCCGGGCCGACTCCCTCTTCAGCATCGTCGACCTGCACGCCCTGACCGTGGACCACGATCCGGGGCGGGTGCGCAGGCTCAGTCGGCAGGCGGCGACGCTGCTGCTCGCGTCGGGGATCGATCCCGAGCGGGCGACCGTCTTCGTCCAGAGCCATGTGGACGAGCACGCTCGGCTCTCGTATCTGCTGGAGTGCGTCGCGACCGACGGCGAGATGCGGCGGATGATCCAGTACAAGGAGAAGTCCGTCCTCGAGCGGGCGCGGGGAGGGAGCGTGCGGCTTTCGCTCCTCACCTATCCCGTGCTGATGGCCGCGGACATCCTGGCGTACGACGCGGACGAGGTGCCGGTCGGCGAGGACCAGACCCAGCACGTCGAGCTGACGCGGGATCTCGCGGTGCGGTTCAACCAGCGCTACGGGCAGACATTCGTCGTGCCGCGGGCCACGCCGCCCAAGGTGGCCGCGCGGGTCATGGACCTGCAGGACCCGACGTCGAAGATGGGCAAGTCCCACGAAGCCGGGGCGGGCATCGTCTATCTGCTCGACGAGCCGGACGTGGTGCGGAAGAAGATCATGCGGGCCGTCACGGACAGCGGAACCGAGATCGTGTTCGACCCCGAGTCCAAGCCCGGGATCTCGAACCTGCTGGAGATCCTCGCGGCTTGTCAGGGTGGGAACCCGGAAGCTCTGAGCGGCGTTTACGAGTCGTATAGCGCGCTGAAGAAGGACACCGCGGACGCCGTGGTGGAACTGCTCAGGCCCGTACAGCAACGGCACAAGGAACTGGTGGCTGACCCCGGGTACTTGGAGGGGGTGTTGCGGCGGGGGGCCGAGCGGGCGCGGGGCATGGCCAAGCCGACGGTGGACGGGGCCTATCGGGCGATCGGACTGCTGCCGCCGGTGAACGAGGCGCGGTAG
- a CDS encoding GlxA family transcriptional regulator, translating into MPRHPAPAREPAPQRIALLTFPGIRAFDISVITEVWGTDRTDRGAPAFDLRRVAADPAPVPIRGGLTLTPDRTLDWLTGLTGTDLIVVPGLDDHLTPAPQPVLAALREAHARGITVAALCGGAFTLAQAGLLDGRRAITHWNLVDLLRAHHPLVTVEPDALFIEDDNIWTAAGTAAGIDLCLHLVRTTHGSEAAATIARSMVTAPFRSGTQAQFIEHPTPRADRDADALASVREYALRHLHEPLTVTDLAARAGMSARSFARHFTAATGTTPLRWLLDQRIAAAQKLLERTDLPMPEIARRAGFGSEVTMRQHFASRLATSPRAYRASFTGGSSPIAR; encoded by the coding sequence GTGCCGCGTCACCCCGCCCCAGCGCGTGAACCAGCCCCCCAGCGCATCGCCCTCCTCACCTTTCCCGGCATCCGCGCGTTCGACATCTCCGTCATCACCGAGGTCTGGGGCACCGACCGCACCGACCGAGGCGCACCCGCCTTCGACCTCCGCCGCGTCGCGGCCGACCCCGCGCCCGTACCGATCCGCGGCGGCCTGACCCTCACCCCCGACCGCACCCTCGACTGGCTGACCGGCCTCACCGGTACGGACCTGATCGTCGTCCCGGGCCTGGACGACCACCTCACGCCCGCCCCACAGCCCGTCCTCGCAGCCCTACGCGAGGCGCACGCCCGAGGGATCACCGTCGCCGCACTCTGCGGCGGCGCCTTCACCCTCGCCCAGGCGGGACTGCTCGACGGCCGCCGAGCCATCACCCACTGGAACCTCGTCGACCTGCTCCGCGCCCATCACCCCCTCGTCACCGTCGAACCCGACGCCCTCTTCATCGAGGACGACAACATCTGGACCGCCGCGGGCACAGCCGCCGGCATCGATCTGTGCCTGCACCTCGTCCGCACCACCCACGGCTCCGAAGCCGCCGCGACCATCGCCCGATCGATGGTCACCGCCCCCTTCCGCTCCGGCACCCAGGCCCAGTTCATCGAGCACCCCACCCCGCGCGCCGACCGCGACGCCGATGCCCTCGCCTCCGTCCGCGAATACGCCCTGCGTCATCTCCACGAACCGCTCACCGTCACTGACCTCGCCGCCCGCGCGGGCATGTCGGCACGCTCCTTCGCCCGCCACTTCACGGCGGCCACCGGCACGACCCCGCTCCGCTGGCTCCTGGACCAGCGCATCGCGGCCGCGCAGAAACTCCTGGAGCGAACCGACCTCCCCATGCCCGAGATCGCCCGCCGCGCGGGCTTCGGCAGCGAGGTCACGATGCGCCAGCACTTCGCATCGCGCCTCGCCACCAGCCCCCGCGCCTACCGCGCCTCGTTCACCGGCGGCAGCAGTCCGATCGCCCGATAG